From the genome of Candidatus Omnitrophota bacterium, one region includes:
- a CDS encoding helicase-related protein, translating to MSSDLTFITNERDQNLKDRFEVLIKDTKFFDCLVGFFYTSGFYAIYKSLEATEKIRVLIGISTSRQTYDLLNKAVTEKQQMLQFSHAETKQEFQGLVEKELEGSEDIRQVEEGVVKFIEWIKSRKLEVRAYPSQNIHAKLYIMTFAEGDRDVGRVITGSSNFTQAGLVDNLEFNVELKTRADYEFAKQKFEELWKDSVDVSQKYIQTIEDKTWLNQNITPHQLYLKFLYEYFKDELSQAEDVFIKYLPQEFKRLEYQEQAVLNAKKILEEYGGVFISDVVGLGKTYISAMLAGQLDGRTLVIAPPVLLEKANPGSWPNVFSDFRMPADFESLGKLDDIIDRGTEKYTNIIIDEAHRFRTEATMTYEKLAEICRGKRVILVTATPYNNSPKDVLSQIKLFQKAKKSTIPNLADLEGFFNGLHRKLKGLDRQKDYAEYIKTVKENSKEIRDKVLKYLMVRRTRTEITNYFSEDLKNQKLKFPDAQKPEPLFYELSNEEDIIFNKTIELITQKFKYARYTPMLYYKGRISQPEAISQRNMGKFMKILLVKRLESSFFAFRQSIDRFIHSYEMFIKEFEKGNVYVSKKYTNKIFELLENDDDETVQHLIDEGKAEKYPGKEFTDDLIKDLKSDFKILKEVKVLWQDVTRDPKLLKFLNELSKNKTLKDNKLIVFTESRETAEYLSGNINKKFPDASLLFTGGSGEATRDKVIENFDARARHPKDEYRILVSTEVLSEGVNLHRSNTVINYDIPWNPTRMMQRVGRINRVDTKFSKIYTFNFFPTKQSNDQIKLREAAEAKINAFLTLLGGDAELLTEGEPIGSHELFNRLISRQVITGEDEKEESELKYLQIIKNIRDKEPDLFEKIKHLPKKARTGKINKEHKESLLTYFRRGKLDKFYIIKVNDKPQELDFLSAAKLMESDSEEKRQKLPGEFYELLDMNKEAFIFATTEEMAEAHFKGKGGRDSATNILRTLKVTLKNTRQLTDDQELYLRKVIKQLEEGGLPKQTTKETLKALDELKQDVMNPLKVLAALQTHIPGRLLEGHYVEYSPVVFGKREVILSLYFSGE from the coding sequence AGTTTTCTCACGCAGAAACAAAGCAGGAATTCCAGGGCTTGGTTGAAAAGGAGCTGGAGGGTTCTGAGGATATTCGCCAGGTGGAAGAAGGAGTGGTTAAATTCATTGAGTGGATAAAGAGCAGGAAATTGGAAGTAAGGGCATACCCTTCACAAAATATCCACGCCAAGCTTTATATAATGACTTTCGCAGAGGGTGATCGCGATGTAGGTCGGGTTATTACCGGCTCCAGTAATTTTACTCAGGCAGGTCTGGTTGACAACCTTGAATTCAACGTGGAATTAAAGACCCGGGCCGATTATGAGTTTGCCAAGCAGAAATTTGAAGAGCTCTGGAAAGACTCCGTTGATGTCAGCCAAAAGTATATCCAGACCATAGAAGACAAGACATGGCTTAACCAGAATATTACTCCTCATCAGCTTTATCTCAAATTCCTATACGAATATTTCAAAGACGAATTGAGCCAGGCAGAGGATGTTTTTATCAAATATCTGCCGCAAGAATTCAAGAGGTTGGAGTACCAGGAGCAAGCGGTCCTAAATGCCAAGAAGATCCTTGAGGAATATGGAGGAGTTTTTATTTCTGACGTCGTAGGTCTTGGGAAGACCTATATTTCGGCGATGCTCGCCGGTCAGCTCGATGGAAGAACTTTGGTTATCGCGCCTCCTGTATTACTTGAAAAAGCTAACCCGGGTTCTTGGCCAAATGTATTTTCTGATTTTAGAATGCCCGCAGACTTTGAGTCTCTTGGAAAGCTCGACGACATTATTGACCGAGGGACTGAAAAATACACCAATATCATAATTGATGAAGCTCATCGTTTCCGGACAGAAGCTACCATGACTTATGAAAAGTTGGCAGAGATTTGCCGTGGCAAGCGAGTCATCTTGGTAACCGCTACTCCTTATAATAATTCACCCAAGGACGTCTTGAGCCAGATTAAACTATTTCAGAAAGCAAAAAAGAGCACTATCCCTAACCTTGCCGACCTGGAGGGATTCTTCAATGGCCTACATAGGAAACTCAAAGGGCTAGACAGGCAAAAAGATTATGCGGAGTATATTAAGACTGTAAAAGAAAATTCAAAAGAAATCAGGGATAAGGTTCTTAAATACTTGATGGTTCGCCGGACTAGGACGGAGATTACCAATTATTTCTCCGAAGACCTCAAGAACCAGAAGCTAAAATTCCCAGATGCCCAAAAGCCGGAGCCACTGTTTTACGAATTGAGCAATGAAGAAGATATCATTTTCAATAAGACTATCGAGCTCATAACACAGAAATTCAAATATGCCCGCTATACTCCAATGCTTTATTATAAGGGTCGCATATCCCAGCCGGAAGCGATTTCCCAGCGCAACATGGGCAAGTTTATGAAGATACTTTTGGTAAAAAGGCTTGAAAGCAGTTTCTTCGCCTTCAGGCAATCCATAGACAGGTTTATCCATTCCTACGAGATGTTTATCAAGGAGTTCGAGAAAGGCAATGTATACGTAAGCAAAAAATACACGAATAAGATTTTTGAGTTGTTGGAAAACGACGACGATGAGACTGTGCAACATTTAATTGATGAGGGAAAGGCAGAGAAATATCCTGGGAAAGAATTCACGGATGACCTTATCAAGGACCTCAAGAGCGATTTTAAGATATTAAAAGAAGTAAAGGTTTTATGGCAGGATGTGACTCGCGACCCGAAACTGCTTAAATTCTTGAATGAGCTTTCAAAGAATAAGACCCTGAAAGACAATAAGCTCATTGTCTTTACCGAATCGAGAGAAACCGCCGAATATCTGTCAGGCAACATAAACAAGAAGTTTCCAGATGCTTCTCTATTATTTACTGGCGGATCTGGAGAGGCAACTCGGGACAAGGTAATCGAGAATTTTGATGCCCGGGCCCGGCATCCAAAGGACGAATATCGCATTCTCGTATCTACCGAGGTCTTGTCGGAAGGCGTCAACTTGCATCGTTCCAACACAGTTATTAATTACGATATCCCCTGGAACCCGACTCGTATGATGCAAAGGGTAGGCCGTATCAATCGTGTTGATACGAAATTCTCCAAAATCTATACCTTCAACTTTTTCCCCACGAAGCAATCCAATGACCAGATAAAGCTTAGGGAAGCCGCAGAGGCTAAAATCAACGCCTTTTTGACCCTCTTGGGTGGAGATGCGGAGCTTTTAACCGAAGGTGAGCCGATTGGCTCTCATGAGCTCTTCAATAGGTTAATCTCCAGGCAGGTCATAACCGGAGAGGATGAAAAGGAAGAAAGCGAATTGAAATACCTGCAGATTATCAAGAACATCCGAGATAAAGAACCGGACTTATTTGAGAAAATCAAGCATCTGCCCAAGAAAGCCCGCACCGGGAAAATCAATAAGGAGCATAAAGAGTCACTTCTTACCTATTTCAGAAGAGGTAAGCTTGATAAGTTTTATATCATCAAGGTTAACGACAAGCCTCAGGAGCTTGATTTCCTTTCAGCGGCAAAGCTGATGGAAAGCGATTCAGAGGAGAAAAGGCAGAAGTTGCCAGGGGAATTCTACGAGCTTTTAGATATGAATAAAGAAGCCTTTATCTTTGCCACGACGGAAGAGATGGCAGAGGCGCACTTCAAAGGTAAGGGCGGCAGGGACAGTGCAACCAATATCCTTAGGACATTAAAAGTAACACTAAAAAATACGCGCCAGCTCACCGATGATCAGGAACTATATTTGAGGAAAGTCATAAAACAACTTGAGGAAGGAGGGCTTCCTAAACAGACCACAAAGGAGACCCTCAAAGCCTTGGATGAATTAAAACAGGATGTAATGAATCCATTGAAAGTTTTAGCAGCGCTTCAGACCCATATTCCTGGGCGGCTCTTGGAAGGGCATTATGTTGAATATTCGCCGGTTGTTTTCGGGAAACGCGAGGTAATTCTATCTTTGTACTTCAGCGGGGAATAA
- a CDS encoding TaqI-like C-terminal specificity domain-containing protein, whose amino-acid sequence MDKKQAQALIKETFESTFDKGRFVGFVKNLLNDVEEATFMYKGNYIPDAYEQYINTLERIGKYTDGEHKIDILIAKLKKETSIERARTMQRNFVAWYLNGSRGGELKDAALVAFVAPNDEDWRFSLVKMDYRFEEGKKGRMRVKEEFTPARRWSFLVGINENSHTAQSQLVDLVADDERNPDITQLEEAFNIEKVTKEFFEKYRELFLWTEETLEDIVKKDKKIKGDFEDKKINIVDFSKKLLGQIVFLYFLQKKGWFGVKRDADWGTGPKGFLRELFESKHGSYKNFFNDILEPLFYEALRIDRSHDDDYYSKLNCRIPFLNGGLFDPINNYDWVHTDILLPNDLFSNSYKTKEGDTGNGILDIFDRYNFTVKEDEPLEKEVAVDPEMLGKVFENLLEVKDRKSKGTYYTPREIVHYMCQQSVINYLATELEGNVPMEDIETLIKHGEHLGENETIVEAKGRETNTYFYKLPEGIRQNAELIDKKLIDIKVCDPAIGSGAFPVGMMGEIVKTRNVLTAYIKGKDRTIYNFKRECIEKSLYGVDIDPGAVEIAKLRLWLSLVVEEEDIKQIKPLPNLDYKIVCGNSLMDVEKNLFNQSLFDDLERLKPLLFNETSPKRKLEYKKKIDDLIKEITNNNQNFDFEVYFSEVYHGKKGFDVVIANPPYVSYGLRGGQKMLTKEKDFLKRKYPNSAEYKISLYAVFMDKAIRICKQNGGLQTFIVPDSFLLGRYFSKIRKFILRTNEIVSVLLLPYSVFDATVGFSVVYLFQKKSDVNPSHKITARFAEDNKIVQDNTFKSFSYEQNFFNELRHNRFRLFFDQGSMNLVSKIERDTVELGSVVKFSSGLIGKNGQDSIISDSKKGEKWLKGIISGGEINKYTIFPAGNYLLYDKGKIKSGYECVDYFKEKLFVRQTGDSLICAYDKDGLLALNNVHIGNLIDGAYSLKFITAIINSKLLNYYYKSISLETGRVMAQTDIETVETLPIKRLASTEQKSFIEIVDSILVLTKSSGYQDNSSKQAEVREHIKKLDKMIFKLYELTDDEIKRVKVLFKE is encoded by the coding sequence ATGGATAAAAAACAGGCTCAGGCACTTATAAAGGAAACCTTTGAATCGACCTTTGATAAAGGCAGGTTCGTAGGTTTTGTGAAGAACTTGCTCAATGATGTGGAAGAGGCTACCTTTATGTATAAGGGGAATTATATCCCCGATGCCTATGAGCAATATATCAATACCCTGGAGCGGATAGGGAAATATACCGACGGCGAGCATAAGATAGATATACTTATCGCAAAGCTCAAAAAAGAGACGTCTATCGAGCGTGCCCGCACTATGCAGAGGAATTTTGTTGCCTGGTATTTGAATGGCAGCCGAGGCGGAGAATTGAAGGATGCCGCGTTGGTTGCCTTTGTTGCCCCGAACGACGAAGACTGGCGTTTCTCCCTGGTTAAGATGGACTACCGGTTTGAGGAAGGCAAGAAAGGCCGGATGAGGGTAAAAGAGGAGTTTACTCCGGCACGTAGGTGGTCCTTCCTTGTTGGAATTAATGAAAATAGCCATACTGCTCAAAGCCAACTCGTTGATCTTGTCGCTGACGATGAAAGAAATCCGGACATTACCCAACTCGAAGAAGCTTTCAATATCGAAAAAGTCACAAAAGAGTTCTTTGAGAAATATCGCGAACTCTTTTTATGGACAGAAGAAACCCTGGAAGATATTGTTAAGAAGGATAAGAAAATCAAGGGCGATTTTGAAGACAAGAAAATTAATATAGTCGATTTTTCCAAGAAGCTCTTGGGGCAAATAGTTTTTCTTTACTTTCTGCAGAAAAAGGGATGGTTTGGTGTTAAGCGCGATGCCGACTGGGGGACAGGACCGAAAGGCTTTCTGCGCGAACTATTTGAAAGTAAGCATGGTTCATATAAGAATTTCTTTAATGATATCTTAGAGCCGCTTTTTTATGAAGCCTTACGTATTGACCGAAGCCATGATGACGATTATTACAGCAAGCTTAACTGCCGTATTCCTTTTTTAAACGGTGGTCTTTTTGATCCAATTAACAACTACGACTGGGTGCATACAGATATTCTCTTGCCCAATGATCTATTCTCTAATTCCTATAAGACCAAAGAGGGTGATACTGGGAATGGCATTCTGGATATTTTCGACCGCTATAATTTCACTGTTAAGGAAGATGAGCCTCTTGAGAAAGAAGTGGCAGTTGATCCGGAGATGCTCGGAAAAGTTTTTGAGAATCTTCTGGAAGTAAAAGACCGCAAATCAAAAGGTACTTATTATACGCCCCGCGAGATCGTCCACTATATGTGCCAGCAGAGCGTGATCAATTATCTGGCAACAGAACTCGAAGGCAATGTTCCAATGGAGGATATCGAAACGCTCATTAAGCATGGCGAACACCTTGGTGAAAATGAGACAATCGTAGAAGCTAAGGGTAGGGAAACCAACACCTATTTTTATAAGCTTCCCGAGGGTATTCGTCAAAACGCTGAATTAATTGATAAAAAACTAATTGATATTAAAGTCTGCGATCCTGCTATTGGGAGCGGCGCATTTCCGGTTGGCATGATGGGCGAAATTGTTAAAACGAGGAATGTATTGACTGCTTACATCAAAGGCAAAGACAGGACTATTTATAATTTTAAACGCGAGTGTATTGAAAAATCGTTATATGGAGTAGATATCGATCCTGGTGCAGTAGAGATTGCTAAACTTCGGTTATGGCTTTCGTTGGTCGTGGAAGAAGAAGACATTAAGCAGATCAAGCCATTACCAAACCTCGATTATAAAATTGTCTGTGGCAATTCATTGATGGATGTCGAGAAGAACCTGTTTAATCAGAGTCTATTCGATGATCTCGAGCGATTAAAGCCGCTTTTATTTAATGAAACCAGCCCAAAGCGAAAACTCGAATACAAAAAGAAGATCGATGACTTAATCAAGGAGATTACAAATAATAATCAAAACTTTGACTTTGAGGTTTATTTTTCTGAGGTGTATCACGGGAAAAAGGGATTTGATGTGGTTATCGCTAATCCGCCTTATGTGAGCTATGGATTACGCGGCGGGCAGAAGATGCTTACTAAAGAAAAGGATTTTTTAAAACGCAAATATCCAAACTCAGCAGAATACAAGATCAGCCTATATGCGGTTTTTATGGATAAGGCTATTCGAATCTGTAAACAAAACGGAGGCTTGCAAACATTTATAGTGCCAGATAGTTTTCTCCTCGGCAGGTATTTTTCAAAAATAAGAAAGTTTATATTACGAACTAATGAAATTGTATCAGTTCTATTACTTCCTTACAGCGTATTTGATGCAACGGTTGGTTTCTCAGTGGTGTACCTTTTTCAGAAAAAAAGCGATGTTAATCCATCACATAAGATAACAGCAAGATTTGCAGAGGATAATAAAATAGTTCAGGACAATACTTTTAAATCATTTTCATATGAGCAAAACTTTTTTAACGAACTTCGGCATAATCGTTTTAGGTTATTTTTTGATCAAGGCTCAATGAATCTGGTCTCAAAAATCGAGAGAGATACCGTTGAGCTAGGATCGGTCGTTAAGTTCAGTAGCGGCTTAATAGGGAAAAATGGTCAAGATTCAATCATTAGCGATAGTAAGAAAGGAGAGAAGTGGCTTAAGGGAATAATCTCTGGCGGTGAAATTAATAAGTATACTATTTTCCCGGCAGGAAATTATTTGTTATATGACAAGGGGAAGATTAAAAGCGGATATGAGTGCGTGGATTATTTCAAAGAAAAGCTCTTTGTGAGGCAAACGGGAGATTCATTAATCTGTGCTTATGATAAAGATGGATTACTCGCGTTGAATAATGTTCACATTGGAAACTTAATTGATGGGGCTTATTCTTTAAAATTCATTACAGCGATTATCAACTCAAAGCTCCTCAATTATTATTACAAATCGATTTCACTTGAAACTGGTCGCGTAATGGCACAAACAGATATTGAAACTGTGGAGACTTTACCTATTAAGAGACTTGCTTCCACGGAACAAAAATCATTCATTGAGATTGTCGACAGCATTTTGGTTTTAACTAAAAGTTCGGGATATCAAGATAATTCTTCTAAGCAAGCTGAAGTTCGCGAGCACATTAAAAAATTAGACAAGATGATTTTTAAACTTTATGAACTTACTGATGATGAAATTAAAAGAGTCAAGGTTCTTTTTAAAGAATAG
- a CDS encoding ATP-binding protein yields MSPKEQILVDPNVVIGKPSKELFISMLTRDISLIDAISDLVDNCMDGAIRLKGRKKFTGLEVNIILTEDGFRIKDNCGGIDKELAQKYAFRFGRPSQAITIDYSVGQFGIGMKRALFKMGNKFEIKSISQKASFSIEIDVNKWSKEESWDFGFKQLIEKRFPLAERGTEIIVSSLNPDVKERFKQKNFLSELKAKLELQHLMHVSKGLVIKINDHPIESNQLKLLNSDKFTTAYWAKRFKMYGNMKVKIYAGIGAQDLKTGGWYVFCNNRLIEGPEQTEVTGWGVKTSVKIPEYHGQFSRFRGFVLFESRLPSFLPWNTSKTSVDTDSPIFQSVKLEMISLMRPIIDFLNKVHDESGAYLNKKLEEKYLQKEIDSASLKDYLDVRTSSKFIAPTQKRLAKKTNEVIIRYIRTEDKVEKLKKFFKISSPKQVGEKTFDYTYSRECKE; encoded by the coding sequence ATGAGCCCAAAAGAACAGATTCTCGTAGATCCAAATGTAGTTATTGGAAAACCCAGTAAAGAATTATTCATTTCAATGTTGACTCGCGATATATCATTAATTGATGCAATAAGCGATTTAGTTGATAACTGTATGGATGGGGCTATTAGATTGAAAGGAAGGAAGAAATTTACAGGCCTAGAGGTAAATATTATCTTAACGGAAGATGGCTTTAGAATAAAAGATAACTGTGGCGGGATAGATAAAGAACTGGCGCAGAAGTACGCTTTTCGATTTGGGAGGCCCTCGCAAGCTATTACGATAGATTATTCAGTTGGGCAATTTGGAATCGGCATGAAAAGGGCTCTATTTAAGATGGGAAATAAGTTTGAAATAAAATCTATATCACAAAAGGCATCTTTTTCTATCGAAATAGATGTTAATAAATGGAGTAAAGAGGAAAGCTGGGATTTTGGGTTTAAGCAGTTAATAGAAAAGAGGTTTCCGCTAGCGGAGCGCGGAACAGAAATTATAGTTAGCTCTTTAAATCCAGATGTAAAGGAGAGATTCAAGCAGAAGAACTTTTTATCTGAATTAAAAGCAAAGCTCGAGCTACAGCATCTAATGCATGTTTCAAAGGGACTAGTAATAAAAATTAATGATCATCCCATTGAATCAAATCAATTGAAGTTATTAAATAGCGATAAGTTCACAACTGCATATTGGGCAAAAAGATTCAAGATGTATGGCAATATGAAAGTTAAAATATATGCTGGTATAGGTGCGCAGGACCTAAAGACGGGAGGGTGGTATGTTTTTTGCAATAACAGACTTATAGAGGGTCCTGAACAGACAGAAGTTACCGGATGGGGAGTGAAAACTTCGGTGAAAATCCCTGAATATCATGGCCAATTTAGCAGATTTAGAGGATTTGTTCTTTTTGAGTCAAGATTACCATCTTTTTTACCGTGGAACACATCAAAAACCAGCGTAGATACAGATTCTCCAATATTTCAAAGTGTAAAATTAGAGATGATCAGCTTAATGAGGCCTATAATTGATTTTCTTAATAAAGTTCACGATGAAAGTGGAGCATATCTAAATAAGAAACTGGAAGAAAAATACTTGCAAAAAGAGATAGATTCCGCGAGTCTAAAAGACTATTTAGATGTTAGAACATCCTCAAAATTTATTGCCCCAACTCAAAAAAGATTGGCTAAAAAAACAAACGAAGTAATTATAAGATACATAAGAACAGAGGATAAAGTAGAAAAGTTAAAAAAATTCTTTAAGATTTCCTCGCCAAAACAGGTTGGAGAAAAAACCTTTGATTATACCTATAGCCGGGAGTGTAAAGAATAA